Proteins encoded by one window of Enterococcus faecalis:
- a CDS encoding MBL fold metallo-hydrolase, with amino-acid sequence MESKAKTTVTFHSGILTIGGTVIEVAYKDAHIFFDFGTEFRPELDLPDDHIETLINNRLVPELKDLYDPRLGYEYHGTEDKEYQHTAVFLSHAHLDHSRMINYLDPAVPLYTLKETKMILNSLNRKGDFLIPSPFEEKNFTREMIGLNKNDVIKVGEISVEIVPVDHDAYGASALLIRTPDHFITYTGDLRLHGHNREETLAFCEKAKHTELLMMEGVSISFPEREPDPAQIAVVSEEDLVQHLVRLELENPNRQITFNGYPANVERFAKIIEKSPRTVVLEANMAALLLEVFGIEVRYYYAESGKIPELNPALEIPYDTLLKDKTDYLWQVVNQFDNLQEGSLYIHSDAQPLGDFDPQYRVFLALLAKKDITFVRLACSGHAMPEDLDKIIALIEPQVLVPIHTLKPEKLENPYGERILPERGEQIVL; translated from the coding sequence ATGGAATCAAAGGCTAAAACAACTGTGACTTTTCACAGTGGCATTTTAACAATTGGAGGAACCGTGATTGAAGTGGCGTATAAAGATGCCCACATCTTCTTTGATTTTGGTACAGAATTTCGACCAGAATTAGATTTGCCCGATGATCACATTGAAACCTTAATTAATAATCGTTTAGTGCCAGAATTAAAAGACTTATATGATCCACGTTTAGGTTATGAATATCATGGTACAGAAGACAAAGAGTATCAACACACAGCTGTTTTCTTATCTCATGCCCATTTAGATCATTCGCGCATGATTAATTATTTAGACCCAGCTGTTCCGTTGTACACATTAAAAGAAACGAAGATGATTCTAAATAGTTTAAATCGCAAAGGTGATTTTTTGATTCCATCACCGTTTGAAGAAAAGAATTTTACCCGAGAAATGATTGGTCTTAATAAAAACGATGTGATTAAAGTTGGCGAAATTTCAGTGGAAATCGTGCCTGTTGATCATGATGCGTACGGTGCTTCGGCATTACTGATTCGCACGCCTGACCATTTCATCACATACACAGGTGATTTGCGCTTACATGGCCATAATCGTGAAGAGACTTTAGCTTTTTGTGAAAAAGCTAAACATACTGAATTATTAATGATGGAAGGCGTAAGCATTAGCTTCCCAGAACGTGAACCAGATCCAGCCCAAATAGCGGTTGTCAGTGAAGAAGATCTTGTTCAGCACTTGGTTCGTTTAGAACTAGAAAACCCGAATCGACAAATTACCTTTAATGGTTATCCAGCAAACGTGGAACGTTTTGCTAAGATTATTGAAAAGTCACCACGTACAGTCGTTTTAGAAGCAAATATGGCTGCGTTGTTACTTGAAGTATTTGGAATAGAAGTTCGTTATTATTATGCTGAATCTGGTAAAATACCAGAATTGAATCCAGCGTTAGAAATCCCGTATGACACGTTACTAAAGGACAAAACAGACTATTTGTGGCAAGTTGTGAACCAGTTTGACAACCTCCAAGAAGGTAGTTTATACATTCACAGTGATGCGCAACCGTTAGGGGACTTTGATCCACAGTATCGCGTGTTTTTAGCTTTGTTGGCTAAAAAAGACATTACTTTTGTCCGTTTAGCTTGTTCAGGACATGCAATGCCAGAAGATCTGGATAAAATTATTGCATTGATTGAACCTCAAGTATTGGTTCCAATCCATACGTTAAAACCAGAAAAACTGGAAAACCCGTATGGTGAAAGAATATTGCCAGAACGTGGCGAGCAAATTGTTTTATAA
- a CDS encoding carbohydrate ABC transporter permease — MKKVLTIIAFVFLGILAVITLFPFVYMILAGLMSYSEATSMPPTMFPKQPQWQNYTEVFQKAPFLRYFLNTVFVSGVTTIATVVTAVLASFALTSLKFRFKNVVIALMISLLMVPYESIIFTNYQTIAQLGLLNTYSALIIPFLTSIFYIYYLNGYLKGIPDTFYKAAKIDGASDLEYIWRILVPMSKPALVTVGILTFISSWNSFLWPLLVTNEKKYRLLNNGLSAFATESGSDVHLQMAAATLTVIPILIIYLIFRKEIIRGVAKNGIKG; from the coding sequence ATGAAAAAAGTTTTAACGATTATCGCATTTGTTTTCTTAGGCATTTTAGCCGTTATTACGTTATTTCCATTTGTCTATATGATTTTAGCTGGTTTAATGAGTTACTCTGAAGCGACCAGCATGCCGCCAACCATGTTTCCGAAACAACCACAATGGCAAAACTACACAGAGGTCTTTCAAAAAGCACCCTTTCTTCGGTATTTCTTGAACACAGTCTTTGTTTCAGGCGTTACAACGATTGCTACGGTAGTCACCGCCGTGTTAGCTTCATTCGCGTTAACGAGTTTGAAGTTCCGTTTTAAAAATGTGGTCATTGCTTTGATGATTTCGTTATTAATGGTTCCGTATGAATCTATTATTTTTACCAATTATCAAACGATTGCGCAATTAGGTTTGTTAAATACTTACAGCGCCTTAATTATTCCATTTTTAACTAGTATTTTTTATATTTACTATTTAAACGGGTATTTAAAAGGTATTCCTGATACTTTTTACAAGGCTGCCAAAATTGATGGCGCTAGTGATTTAGAATATATTTGGCGTATTTTAGTACCAATGTCAAAACCAGCGTTGGTAACAGTAGGGATTTTAACATTTATTTCTAGTTGGAATTCTTTCTTATGGCCATTGTTGGTAACGAACGAGAAAAAATACCGTCTATTGAATAATGGACTATCGGCCTTTGCGACAGAGAGCGGTAGTGACGTACATTTACAAATGGCTGCTGCAACATTAACCGTTATTCCAATTTTAATTATTTACTTGATTTTCAGAAAAGAAATTATCAGAGGAGTTGCAAAAAATGGAATCAAAGGCTAA
- a CDS encoding carbohydrate ABC transporter permease encodes MKKYNPENQPKAWLFLLPSLGIILLFSVYPLFRSLWMSFQKGSLINQRYAGLENYQRVLNDPIFYKALKNTALYAFAVVPIALIISLAIAWIIFEKVKHKSFFETIFFMPYVTSTIAIGIVFRYFFNGDYGIVNYVLGFFGIPSVNWLDNVQMSMPTLIIFGVWTSLAFNIIILLAGLRNIDEEHFKIAKMFGASDGEIFRRITFPQLVPTIAFLLTVNLIGAFKVYTQVYALFGGRAGIANSATTAVYYIYDKFHIAGRPGIAMAATVILFVIILVVTFLQNKLLKKVGQ; translated from the coding sequence ATGAAAAAATACAATCCAGAAAATCAACCAAAAGCATGGCTCTTCCTTCTGCCATCATTAGGAATCATTTTACTGTTTAGCGTTTATCCGCTGTTTCGTTCTTTGTGGATGAGCTTCCAAAAAGGTTCCTTAATTAACCAACGCTACGCTGGTTTAGAAAATTACCAACGTGTATTGAATGATCCAATCTTCTATAAAGCGTTAAAAAATACAGCGCTCTATGCATTTGCTGTGGTACCGATTGCCTTGATAATTTCCCTAGCAATTGCTTGGATTATCTTTGAAAAAGTTAAACATAAGAGTTTCTTTGAAACGATTTTCTTTATGCCTTATGTAACGAGTACGATTGCCATTGGGATTGTCTTCCGTTACTTCTTTAATGGCGATTATGGAATTGTCAATTACGTCTTAGGCTTTTTCGGCATTCCTTCTGTCAACTGGCTAGATAATGTTCAAATGAGTATGCCGACATTGATTATTTTTGGGGTTTGGACGAGTTTAGCATTTAATATTATTATTTTGTTGGCTGGGTTGAGAAATATTGATGAAGAACATTTTAAAATTGCAAAAATGTTTGGCGCCTCAGACGGCGAAATTTTCCGACGTATTACGTTTCCGCAGCTAGTCCCGACCATTGCCTTTTTATTAACGGTCAATTTAATTGGCGCCTTTAAAGTTTATACACAAGTTTATGCTTTATTCGGTGGTCGTGCGGGGATTGCCAACAGTGCCACAACCGCAGTGTACTATATTTATGACAAATTCCACATTGCAGGGCGTCCCGGAATTGCGATGGCCGCCACGGTGATTTTATTTGTGATTATTTTAGTGGTCACTTTCTTACAAAATAAACTCTTAAAGAAAGTGGGGCAATAA
- a CDS encoding ABC transporter ATP-binding protein translates to MQEINVKIKRYAIKCFFGGWVMIEVIDLKKVFDNGFEALKSVNFTIEQGDLVCLLGPSGCGKSTILNLIAGLLHPSDGDIQFRQQSVVKTAPKDRNIGFVFQNYALYPHMTVLENVMFPLTVGSKKVPKAEAQAIAEEYMKLTNIEELSHKKPGTLSGGQQQRVAITRALVQKPDVLLLDEPLSNLDARLRLKIREEIRRLVKEVGITTIFVTHDQEEALSISDKIILLNEGVIQQNDEPQNLYLEPNNLFVAQFIGNPIINLLSVEVKDGKMYHESFEIPLERFEQARFKMPMTDGKYTFASRPEDVVPTETGLFTTTTDLVELIGRERILRFTLGNEQVKSIVSVEEAIEEGDTLSFDFSYKKVFIFNEAGDRVY, encoded by the coding sequence TTGCAAGAAATAAATGTTAAAATCAAAAGGTATGCTATTAAATGTTTTTTTGGAGGTTGGGTCATGATAGAAGTTATCGACTTGAAAAAAGTATTCGATAATGGGTTTGAAGCGTTAAAATCGGTCAATTTTACGATTGAGCAAGGGGACTTGGTTTGTTTGTTAGGACCAAGTGGGTGTGGGAAATCCACAATTTTAAACTTAATTGCAGGTTTATTGCATCCAAGTGATGGAGATATTCAGTTTCGACAGCAATCGGTTGTCAAAACAGCACCAAAAGATCGGAACATCGGGTTCGTTTTTCAAAACTATGCCTTATATCCACATATGACTGTTCTAGAAAACGTAATGTTTCCTTTGACGGTAGGAAGTAAGAAAGTTCCCAAGGCAGAGGCACAAGCTATTGCCGAAGAATATATGAAACTAACGAATATTGAAGAGTTAAGCCATAAAAAGCCAGGCACACTTTCTGGTGGTCAACAACAGCGTGTTGCGATTACCCGGGCGTTAGTTCAAAAACCAGATGTTTTATTATTAGATGAGCCTTTAAGTAACTTGGATGCACGTTTGCGTTTGAAAATTCGTGAAGAAATCCGCCGCTTGGTGAAAGAAGTAGGCATTACAACAATCTTTGTAACGCACGACCAAGAGGAAGCGCTATCAATCAGTGATAAAATTATTTTATTAAACGAAGGGGTTATTCAACAAAATGATGAACCTCAAAACCTTTACTTAGAACCAAATAACTTATTTGTTGCTCAGTTCATAGGTAACCCAATTATTAATTTATTGTCTGTTGAAGTGAAAGACGGCAAAATGTACCACGAAAGTTTTGAAATTCCGCTTGAGCGTTTTGAGCAAGCACGCTTTAAAATGCCAATGACTGATGGGAAATATACGTTTGCTTCTCGTCCAGAAGATGTGGTACCAACTGAAACAGGTCTCTTTACCACAACGACAGATTTAGTGGAATTGATTGGTCGAGAACGTATTTTACGATTTACATTAGGAAATGAACAAGTGAAATCAATTGTAAGTGTAGAAGAAGCGATTGAAGAAGGAGACACTTTATCTTTTGATTTTTCATATAAAAAAGTATTTATCTTTAACGAAGCGGGAGACCGGGTTTACTAA
- a CDS encoding glycosyltransferase family 2 protein encodes MLSIVVPCYNEEAAIPLFFEEVEKISQQLSHSVEYIFVNDGSKDKTLAVLRQLYREHPEKVRYLSFSRNFGKEAGLYAGLKEATGDLVTVMDVDLQDPPELLPQMIEMIETSADLDCVGTRRITRDGEPPIRSFFARMFYKLINRIAETEMVDGARDFRVMTRQMVDAILELSEYNRFSKGIFSWVGFKTEYIEFKNRERIAGETSWSFWSLLSYSIDGIVNFSETPLNIASYVGAFSCIGSALAMLVIIFRTLVNGDPTSGWPSMVCIVLFVGGLQLLCLGIIGKYIGKIFLETKKRPIYIVKESEKDSKK; translated from the coding sequence ATGTTATCAATTGTTGTCCCTTGTTATAATGAGGAAGCAGCGATTCCGCTGTTTTTTGAAGAAGTAGAAAAAATTAGCCAGCAACTGTCTCATTCAGTAGAATATATATTTGTGAATGATGGCTCAAAAGATAAGACGTTAGCTGTTTTAAGACAGCTTTATCGCGAACATCCAGAGAAGGTCCGTTATCTTTCTTTTTCACGAAATTTTGGGAAAGAAGCAGGCTTATACGCTGGTTTAAAAGAAGCAACAGGTGACTTAGTGACAGTCATGGACGTTGATTTACAAGACCCGCCTGAGTTATTACCTCAAATGATTGAGATGATTGAAACCAGTGCAGATTTAGATTGTGTTGGCACACGACGCATAACAAGAGACGGTGAACCGCCCATTCGTAGCTTTTTTGCACGGATGTTCTATAAACTCATTAATCGAATTGCTGAGACGGAAATGGTGGATGGTGCCCGTGACTTCCGTGTCATGACCCGACAAATGGTCGATGCGATTTTAGAGTTATCTGAGTATAATCGTTTTTCAAAAGGGATTTTTAGTTGGGTCGGCTTTAAAACAGAATATATTGAATTTAAAAATCGAGAACGAATTGCTGGAGAAACCTCTTGGTCTTTCTGGAGTCTATTAAGTTATTCAATTGACGGGATTGTCAATTTTTCAGAAACACCATTGAATATTGCTTCATACGTTGGCGCCTTTTCGTGTATTGGTTCTGCACTAGCAATGTTAGTGATTATCTTTCGAACATTAGTTAATGGTGATCCAACAAGCGGCTGGCCTTCAATGGTTTGTATTGTACTTTTTGTAGGTGGTTTGCAACTATTATGTTTAGGAATTATTGGCAAATATATCGGCAAAATTTTCTTAGAAACGAAAAAACGACCAATTTATATTGTAAAGGAATCAGAAAAAGATTCTAAAAAATAA
- a CDS encoding HesB/YadR/YfhF family protein has protein sequence MKEEQRMKLEVTPKAQQWFKEETGVQPETGIRFFGKIYGKTPVHDGFSIAMSVEAPDEPMIKENLDGITYFIEETDDWFFKGYDLIVDYDEKNDEPRYQFEANQEDLTK, from the coding sequence GTGAAGGAGGAACAAAGAATGAAATTAGAAGTGACACCGAAAGCCCAACAATGGTTTAAAGAAGAAACCGGGGTTCAGCCTGAGACAGGCATTCGTTTTTTCGGAAAAATTTACGGAAAAACACCTGTTCATGATGGTTTTTCCATTGCGATGTCTGTAGAAGCGCCAGATGAGCCAATGATTAAAGAGAACCTAGATGGGATTACCTATTTTATTGAAGAAACAGATGATTGGTTCTTTAAAGGGTATGATTTGATTGTTGATTATGATGAAAAGAATGATGAACCGCGTTATCAATTTGAAGCGAACCAAGAAGATTTAACAAAATAA
- a CDS encoding potassium channel family protein produces the protein MKQNFAIIGLGRFGGSICQTLVEAGQEVLAIDSSEDRVNEYMNIATHAVVANAQDEMTLRSLGIRNFDHVVVAIGEDIQASILVTLMVKEMGVPNVLAKAVNEYHARVLDKIGADMVVHPERDMGIRIAHKLVSRNILDYIELSSEFSLAEVRVTNPKFYNKTLAELNFRQRFGLTVVAIRRSKTEVIASPDASEIVRENDNLLVIGDTADVDLLDEKMNG, from the coding sequence ATGAAACAAAATTTTGCAATTATTGGTTTAGGACGTTTTGGCGGCAGCATATGCCAAACTTTGGTGGAAGCTGGTCAAGAAGTTTTGGCCATTGACAGCAGTGAAGACCGTGTCAATGAATATATGAATATTGCAACGCATGCAGTGGTGGCTAACGCCCAAGATGAAATGACGTTGCGTTCTTTAGGGATTCGGAATTTTGATCACGTAGTGGTGGCAATTGGTGAAGATATTCAAGCGAGTATTTTAGTAACATTAATGGTTAAAGAGATGGGGGTTCCCAATGTCTTAGCCAAAGCAGTCAATGAATATCATGCCCGTGTCTTAGATAAAATTGGGGCAGACATGGTCGTTCACCCAGAGCGAGATATGGGTATTCGAATTGCCCATAAACTTGTTTCACGCAATATTTTAGATTATATTGAATTATCTAGCGAATTTTCATTAGCTGAGGTTCGGGTCACCAATCCAAAATTTTACAATAAAACCTTAGCAGAATTAAATTTCCGTCAGCGATTTGGTTTAACTGTGGTAGCGATTCGCCGCTCGAAAACAGAAGTAATTGCTTCGCCAGATGCTTCTGAAATTGTTCGAGAAAACGATAATTTATTAGTTATCGGTGATACCGCAGATGTCGATTTATTAGATGAAAAAATGAATGGCTAA
- a CDS encoding response regulator has translation MIKVMLVDDHEMVRLGVSSYLSIQEDIEVVGEAENGKIGYEKALELRPDVILMDLVMEEMDGIDSTKAILKDWPEAKIIIVTSFIDDEKVYPAIEAGAAGYLLKTSTAHEIADAIRATYRGERVLEPEVTHKMMERLTKKQEPVLHEDLTNREHEILMLIAQGKSNQEIADELFITLKTVKTHVSNILAKLDVDDRTQAAIYAFQHGLAK, from the coding sequence GTGATCAAAGTAATGTTAGTGGATGACCATGAAATGGTCCGTTTAGGCGTTTCATCATATTTATCTATTCAAGAGGATATAGAAGTCGTAGGCGAAGCAGAAAACGGTAAGATTGGCTATGAAAAAGCATTGGAACTACGTCCAGATGTTATTTTGATGGATTTGGTAATGGAAGAAATGGATGGCATTGATTCAACCAAAGCGATCTTGAAAGATTGGCCAGAAGCCAAGATTATTATTGTGACGAGTTTTATTGATGATGAAAAAGTGTATCCGGCGATTGAAGCTGGTGCAGCAGGCTACCTATTAAAAACATCAACAGCTCATGAGATTGCTGATGCAATTCGGGCGACTTATCGCGGAGAGCGTGTGTTGGAACCTGAAGTGACGCATAAGATGATGGAACGGTTAACAAAAAAACAAGAGCCGGTGTTGCACGAAGATTTGACAAACCGGGAACACGAAATTTTAATGTTGATTGCACAAGGTAAAAGTAATCAGGAAATAGCTGATGAACTCTTTATCACTTTGAAAACAGTTAAAACACATGTTTCAAACATTTTAGCAAAACTAGATGTGGATGATCGGACCCAAGCGGCGATTTATGCTTTTCAACATGGTTTAGCCAAATAA